One segment of Papaver somniferum cultivar HN1 unplaced genomic scaffold, ASM357369v1 unplaced-scaffold_81, whole genome shotgun sequence DNA contains the following:
- the LOC113345401 gene encoding extensin-like: protein MVPALEKPRVTEIYVRMDCNGCVQKIKKALSGINGIYDTHIDFPKQKVTIIGWAEPDKIVKAIKRTKKIATVCSHTEPTESTQPPTEPPPPEAAAAPDATTSPTEPPPAENSPPPEPPKDPPPPENPTPPENTTPETPIPPTTLENPPQPKDLEQIHVIHHHHPQDNRYGYSSFPNDQQNDHGHWQSYPHELRTNQPMYATHSYNNYTPSPYIPRYYYQSARSPPQPTDYRMEEHYNGEYRNYDSVHSNGNTITSMFSDENPNACTIV, encoded by the exons ATGGTTCCTGCATTAGAG AAACCACGGGTGACTGAAATATATGTCCGAATGGACTGCAATGGATGTGTGCAGAAGATCAAGAAAGCTTTGAGTGGCATTAATG GCATATATGACACGCATATTGATTTCCCTAAACAAAAGGTGACAATAATAGGATGGGCTGAACCTGATAAGATCGTCAAAGCTATAAAGAGGACCAAGAAAATTGCTACTGTTTGCAGCCACACTGAACCTACAGAGTCTACTCAACCCCCTACAGAACCACCTCCCCCGGAAGCTGCCGCAGCTCCTGATGCAACAACCTCTCCTACAGAACCTCCACCTGCTGAAAACTCACCACCACCAGAACCTCCAAAAGATCCACCACCTCCTGAAAACCCAACTCCACCGGAGAACACGACACCTGAGACGCCAATACCACCAACAACACTAGAGAACCCACCCCAACCTAAGGATTTGGAACAAATTCATGTTATACATCACCATCATCCACAGGATAACAGATATGGGTACAGTAGCTTCCCAAATGATCAGCAAAATGATCATGGACACTGGCAAAGTTACCCTCATGAACTTAGAACAAACCAACCCATGTATGCCACTCATAGCTACAACAACTATACACCTTCACCATACATCCCTAGGTACTACTACCAGAGTGCGCGTTCACCTCCACAGCCCACAGATTATAGAATGGAAGAACACTATAATGGAGAATATCGAAACTATGACAGTGTCCACAGTAATGGGAATACTATTACTTCAATGTTTAGCGACGAAAATCCTAATGCATGTACAATCGTCTAG